One genomic window of Psychrobacillus sp. INOP01 includes the following:
- a CDS encoding bifunctional UDP-sugar hydrolase/5'-nucleotidase, with protein sequence MSETIYIYHTNDLHSHLENWPAIHQFLSESRKNLSAQASYLTLDIGDHLDRSNIYTEGTLGKGNVQLLNEAQYDYVTIGNNEGITLSHEDLEALYIDANFEVIVSNFTDLEGNIPSWVLPFKIHETQTGIKIGIVAATADYGIYYEKLGWHVQDPIPRLKEVCEALSPQVDVLICMSHLGMSQDEIISLEIPQVDLILGSHTHHAFEEGKVIGNTLQAATGKFGMNIGLVTLEFDHVARAIQSKRAILFRTETLPVPMNASDSQLAWENEGIAEMSSIAFYNPSILKKEWFKESDLSHFFGKALLAFTNANCAMFPAGIFLKDLQQGPITARDLHQCLPHPINPCVITLTGTELLEVIRTAKNEKWPKLEVKGLGFRGNYLGAILYEQLQELEDGTVLVNETQLEFEEIYTLATLDMFTFGYFFPSLKFAPKQYFMPEMIRDIVKWYGQYEKNEYKS encoded by the coding sequence ATGAGTGAGACGATTTATATATACCATACAAATGATTTGCATAGTCATCTAGAAAATTGGCCTGCTATTCATCAATTTCTCTCAGAAAGTCGGAAAAACCTTTCTGCACAGGCTTCCTATTTAACTTTAGATATTGGAGATCATTTAGATCGTTCGAATATATATACGGAAGGTACCCTTGGAAAGGGAAATGTGCAACTGTTAAATGAAGCCCAATATGATTATGTAACGATTGGAAATAATGAGGGGATCACCCTAAGCCACGAAGACTTGGAAGCCTTATACATAGATGCTAATTTTGAAGTTATCGTCTCAAACTTTACTGATTTGGAAGGGAATATTCCTTCCTGGGTATTGCCCTTTAAAATACATGAGACACAAACAGGTATTAAAATAGGTATTGTTGCGGCAACAGCAGATTATGGTATTTATTATGAAAAACTAGGGTGGCATGTTCAAGATCCGATTCCACGTCTGAAAGAGGTATGTGAAGCACTTAGTCCACAGGTGGATGTTCTGATATGTATGTCTCATTTAGGAATGTCGCAAGACGAAATAATTTCGTTGGAAATTCCTCAGGTTGATTTGATTTTGGGATCGCACACACATCACGCATTTGAAGAAGGTAAGGTAATTGGGAATACGTTGCAAGCTGCTACAGGTAAATTCGGTATGAATATTGGTCTTGTGACATTGGAATTTGATCATGTAGCAAGAGCAATCCAATCGAAGAGGGCAATATTATTTCGTACAGAAACACTGCCAGTTCCAATGAACGCAAGTGATTCACAGTTAGCATGGGAAAATGAAGGAATAGCTGAAATGTCTAGTATTGCTTTTTATAACCCTTCTATATTGAAGAAGGAATGGTTTAAGGAATCGGATTTATCTCATTTCTTCGGAAAAGCCCTTCTAGCCTTTACGAATGCAAACTGTGCAATGTTCCCAGCAGGAATTTTTTTAAAGGACCTTCAGCAGGGGCCGATTACTGCGAGAGATTTACATCAATGTTTGCCACACCCAATTAATCCATGTGTCATTACATTAACTGGCACAGAGCTACTCGAAGTCATTCGTACAGCGAAAAATGAAAAATGGCCAAAGCTTGAAGTAAAAGGGTTAGGGTTCAGAGGTAACTATCTAGGAGCAATATTATATGAACAACTTCAAGAACTAGAAGATGGTACAGTATTAGTCAATGAAACACAGCTTGAATTTGAAGAAATATATACACTGGCAACTTTAGATATGTTTACATTCGGTTACTTTTTTCCTTCATTAAAATTTGCACCAAAACAATATTTTATGCCAGAAATGATTCGAGATATCGTGAAATGGTATGGACAGTATGAAAAAAATGAATATAAGTCATGA
- a CDS encoding FAD-dependent monooxygenase, with protein sequence MVKVDVCIVGAGPGGALLAYLLARKNVSVVLIERTNQIGKTFRGEHLNEEGEAILKKYNLFDEVEKLGLLRMEKLEYWQDGELFKTILPDSTVGHLGIHVPQAHLLHVLLAAAEQYPTFQLMLSTKVEELLQDEDGTYTGVLASQNDEKVLIESELVIGADGRNSTVRKKANLDVTTRRHGYDLLWARIPTPEKWEPSIKMALIGDKQISLFTQAKGYIQIGWNIEEGSFPSLRKQPFTTFIDQLIFAFPELEQTVRENIQSWKDFVLLDVYSSTSENWGKKGVALIGDAVHTMTPTGAFGLNSALKDADFLANLIDINTIDQLNLADCATARKKEVAKIQAIQIEKEQSFASQFVVMV encoded by the coding sequence ATGGTTAAAGTAGATGTTTGTATCGTAGGTGCTGGTCCAGGGGGCGCACTTCTTGCTTATTTATTGGCTAGGAAGAATGTTTCTGTTGTGTTAATAGAGCGAACAAATCAAATTGGTAAAACGTTTCGTGGAGAGCATTTAAATGAAGAAGGCGAAGCGATTTTAAAAAAATATAATTTATTTGACGAAGTGGAAAAGCTCGGTCTTTTGCGAATGGAGAAACTTGAGTATTGGCAGGATGGTGAGCTGTTTAAAACAATTTTACCAGATTCAACTGTCGGGCATCTTGGCATTCATGTTCCCCAAGCGCATTTGTTACATGTATTATTAGCAGCAGCTGAGCAATACCCTACGTTCCAACTTATGTTGAGTACGAAGGTAGAGGAACTACTACAGGATGAAGATGGTACTTATACCGGTGTCTTAGCTTCACAGAATGATGAAAAGGTGCTTATTGAAAGTGAACTTGTTATTGGTGCAGATGGCCGTAATTCGACCGTTCGTAAAAAAGCGAATCTAGATGTAACTACCCGTAGACATGGTTATGATTTGCTTTGGGCAAGAATTCCAACACCAGAAAAATGGGAACCTTCTATTAAAATGGCCTTAATTGGTGATAAACAAATTTCTCTATTTACTCAAGCAAAAGGTTATATTCAAATTGGTTGGAATATTGAAGAAGGTTCATTTCCCTCACTTAGAAAGCAGCCTTTTACAACATTTATCGACCAGCTTATTTTTGCGTTTCCGGAACTTGAACAAACAGTGCGCGAAAACATTCAATCGTGGAAGGATTTCGTTCTATTAGATGTGTATAGTAGCACTAGTGAAAATTGGGGCAAAAAAGGAGTCGCATTAATCGGAGATGCAGTTCATACGATGACACCTACTGGAGCATTTGGATTGAATAGTGCATTAAAAGATGCCGATTTTCTTGCTAACTTAATTGATATTAATACAATTGATCAGCTCAATTTAGCTGATTGTGCCACGGCAAGAAAAAAAGAAGTGGCTAAGATTCAAGCCATCCAAATTGAAAAGGAACAATCTTTTGCTTCTCAATTTGTTGTAATGGTTTAA
- a CDS encoding DUF72 domain-containing protein — MIQIGLTGWGDHPDLYMSSAKERLQDYSAHFPVVELDAAFYAIQPIKNSLKWIKSTPDNFQFVVKCYQGITGHLRGELPFDSLEEMFELYRQSIMPFKEAGKLSMILAQFPPWFQCNKESVQYIRKVREELKDFEVVIEFRHQSWYAPEYKDSTLQFLKENYFHHSVCDEPQAGEGSIPLVPIATTNKVLVRLHGRNTYGWVNPGNNVKWREVRYLYDYNKEELSTIKSVCEHLEKQANEVVVLFNNNSGGHAASNAKTFQNMLGLNFEGLAPKQLDLFEGDF, encoded by the coding sequence ATGATTCAAATCGGCCTAACCGGTTGGGGAGATCATCCGGACTTGTACATGTCCTCCGCAAAGGAAAGATTACAGGATTACAGTGCACACTTTCCCGTTGTGGAATTAGACGCAGCATTTTACGCGATTCAACCAATAAAAAATAGCTTAAAGTGGATCAAAAGTACACCAGATAATTTTCAATTTGTCGTGAAGTGTTATCAAGGGATAACTGGTCATTTACGTGGTGAATTACCTTTTGATTCGCTCGAGGAAATGTTTGAATTATATAGACAGTCGATTATGCCATTTAAAGAAGCGGGGAAGCTTTCAATGATACTTGCGCAATTTCCACCTTGGTTCCAATGCAATAAGGAAAGCGTGCAATATATACGTAAAGTTAGGGAGGAGTTAAAGGATTTTGAAGTGGTTATTGAGTTTCGTCACCAATCCTGGTATGCTCCTGAATACAAAGACTCCACACTTCAATTTTTGAAGGAAAATTATTTTCATCATAGTGTTTGTGATGAACCACAGGCTGGTGAAGGCAGTATTCCATTAGTTCCGATCGCCACTACAAATAAGGTGCTAGTTCGGTTGCATGGTAGAAATACATATGGATGGGTTAATCCTGGCAATAACGTGAAGTGGAGAGAAGTAAGGTACCTATATGATTATAATAAAGAAGAACTTTCTACTATAAAAAGCGTTTGCGAGCATTTGGAGAAACAAGCAAATGAAGTTGTAGTCTTATTTAATAATAACTCTGGTGGGCATGCAGCAAGCAATGCAAAAACGTTTCAGAACATGCTAGGATTAAATTTTGAAGGACTTGCTCCAAAACAATTAGATTTATTTGAAGGAGATTTTTAG
- the lipA gene encoding lipoyl synthase: protein MTSCKPTKTEYQRKPEWLKIKLNTNDEYKGLKKLMRENNLNTVCEEAKCPNIHECWGSRRTATFMILGAICTRACRFCAVKTGLPNELDLAEPERVADSVVIMNLKHVVVTAVARDDLKDGGSEVFAETIRAIRRKNPFTSIEVLPSDMGGIEQNIRNIMDAKPDILNHNIETVRRLTPRVRARAKYDRSLELLRRAKEMQPSIPTKSSLMLGLGETHEEILEVMDDLRANNVDIMTIGQYLQPSKKHLPVLKYYSPAEFGELRKIAMSKGFSHCEAGPLVRSSYHADEQVNAAAKQRQLQGEELLATPNS from the coding sequence ATGACATCGTGTAAACCAACGAAAACAGAGTACCAACGAAAACCAGAATGGTTAAAAATTAAGTTAAATACGAACGATGAATACAAAGGTCTAAAAAAGTTAATGCGTGAAAATAATTTAAATACAGTATGTGAGGAAGCAAAATGTCCAAATATACATGAGTGTTGGGGTTCACGTAGAACTGCTACATTTATGATTTTAGGAGCTATTTGCACACGTGCTTGCCGTTTTTGTGCAGTAAAAACTGGTTTACCTAATGAATTAGATTTGGCTGAACCAGAAAGAGTTGCTGATTCAGTTGTTATTATGAATTTAAAACATGTAGTCGTAACAGCAGTTGCTCGTGATGATTTAAAAGATGGTGGTTCTGAGGTTTTTGCTGAGACTATTCGTGCGATTCGCCGAAAAAATCCTTTTACTTCAATAGAAGTTTTACCTTCTGATATGGGTGGAATTGAGCAAAATATCCGTAATATTATGGATGCAAAACCCGATATCCTTAACCATAATATTGAAACAGTTCGTCGACTGACTCCAAGAGTTCGTGCAAGAGCTAAATACGATCGTTCACTAGAGCTACTACGTCGAGCAAAAGAAATGCAACCAAGCATTCCGACAAAATCGTCACTAATGTTAGGTTTAGGAGAAACACATGAAGAGATACTAGAAGTGATGGATGATCTTCGTGCTAACAACGTAGATATAATGACGATTGGTCAATACTTACAGCCTTCAAAAAAACATTTACCAGTTCTTAAATATTACTCCCCAGCCGAATTTGGAGAATTGCGTAAAATTGCCATGAGCAAAGGATTCTCACATTGTGAAGCTGGTCCACTTGTTAGAAGTAGTTATCATGCAGATGAACAGGTTAACGCTGCCGCTAAGCAAAGACAATTGCAAGGTGAGGAACTTCTAGCTACTCCAAATAGCTAA
- a CDS encoding TIGR01457 family HAD-type hydrolase has protein sequence MLNYKAYFIDLDGTVYRGKTPIPEAVEFIHYLQSNGTEPFFVTNNSSMTQKQLQEKLAIMDIHIDTSHIISSSIAAANYINEYLPGKEVFMIGELGLEDALKSRDISITTGMADVVVLGIDRAINYEKLATACLSIRAGAAFLSTNSDHAFPSEIGFLPGNGAFTKLVEHSTGAEPVYMGKPQPFMLEFIQKQYGFNKEEMVMIGDNYQTDIMTGIHMGIDTVHVNSGVNSTAEVKLQAEQPTYYLDSLSEWTK, from the coding sequence ATGTTAAATTATAAAGCATATTTTATTGATTTAGATGGTACTGTCTATAGAGGGAAAACGCCTATTCCTGAGGCTGTAGAATTTATACATTATTTGCAAAGCAATGGAACAGAACCTTTTTTTGTTACGAATAATTCCTCTATGACCCAAAAGCAGCTTCAGGAAAAGCTAGCTATTATGGATATTCATATAGATACCTCACATATTATTTCATCTTCAATTGCTGCGGCAAATTATATTAACGAGTATTTACCGGGCAAAGAAGTATTTATGATTGGTGAACTTGGATTGGAAGATGCGCTTAAATCAAGAGATATTTCCATTACTACAGGTATGGCAGATGTTGTCGTTCTTGGAATTGATCGCGCTATTAATTATGAAAAGCTAGCTACTGCTTGTCTTTCAATACGTGCTGGAGCAGCATTCTTATCAACGAATAGTGATCATGCTTTTCCTTCAGAAATAGGATTTTTACCGGGTAATGGAGCTTTTACAAAATTAGTCGAGCATTCTACCGGAGCAGAGCCTGTATATATGGGGAAACCTCAACCATTTATGTTAGAGTTCATTCAAAAACAGTATGGATTTAACAAAGAAGAGATGGTTATGATTGGGGATAACTATCAAACAGATATTATGACAGGAATTCATATGGGGATAGATACAGTGCATGTAAATAGTGGGGTAAACAGTACTGCAGAAGTTAAGCTTCAGGCAGAGCAACCTACCTATTATTTAGATTCTTTAAGCGAATGGACAAAATAA
- a CDS encoding DUF3055 domain-containing protein, with product MERFYLYDDVEDTKTRFVGFTGESQRYDLAISQSSRFYGKVLVMDIQYGRAAIIGADDVEEPGYLEHVFNRSEEEAVELRDYLRELLS from the coding sequence GTGGAACGATTTTATTTGTACGATGATGTAGAAGATACCAAAACGCGATTTGTTGGCTTTACAGGGGAATCCCAAAGATATGATTTAGCCATTTCCCAAAGCTCTCGTTTTTATGGAAAAGTACTTGTGATGGATATACAATATGGACGAGCAGCAATAATCGGAGCGGATGATGTCGAAGAACCGGGCTATCTCGAACATGTATTTAATAGATCAGAAGAAGAGGCTGTAGAATTACGAGATTATCTACGTGAATTATTAAGTTAA
- a CDS encoding YutD family protein, which yields MIVAEGFTYEIIEDYREAFKEEAFLDRYSEILTKYDYIMGDWGYGQLRLKGFFEDRSHKATFDTKIGTMKDYLYEYCNFGCAYFVVKKTGVAPKIVPVEAIKEVNENLEQDQL from the coding sequence ATGATAGTTGCAGAAGGCTTTACTTATGAGATTATAGAAGATTATCGTGAGGCATTTAAAGAAGAAGCCTTTTTAGATCGTTATAGTGAAATTTTAACTAAATACGATTATATTATGGGTGATTGGGGTTACGGCCAGCTTCGTCTTAAAGGTTTTTTTGAGGACCGTAGTCATAAAGCTACATTTGATACGAAAATAGGGACGATGAAAGATTATCTATATGAGTATTGTAATTTTGGCTGTGCCTACTTCGTCGTGAAGAAAACAGGAGTAGCTCCAAAAATAGTTCCAGTAGAAGCTATAAAAGAAGTAAACGAAAACCTTGAGCAAGATCAACTATGA
- a CDS encoding DUF86 domain-containing protein, whose amino-acid sequence MYFVDRKKIALTLAHMNQLLGIIEAKQDWQADEVSKLAFERIGQNIIESIIDVGNSMIDGFIMRDPGGYDDIIDILTDEKVITVEMDGPLKEVIEFRKVLVRQFYAVDHLKLEEVLTKNLRFLKEYPKAVETYLVDELGPVSAFLPEDSNVKL is encoded by the coding sequence ATGTATTTTGTAGATAGAAAAAAAATTGCTTTAACATTGGCACATATGAACCAGTTGTTAGGCATTATAGAGGCAAAACAAGATTGGCAAGCAGATGAAGTATCCAAATTAGCGTTTGAGCGAATTGGTCAAAATATTATTGAGTCTATTATCGATGTAGGTAATTCGATGATTGATGGGTTTATTATGCGTGATCCAGGTGGATACGATGATATTATCGATATTTTAACGGATGAAAAAGTTATCACAGTTGAAATGGACGGCCCTTTAAAAGAAGTTATCGAGTTTAGAAAAGTACTTGTTCGTCAATTTTATGCGGTGGATCACTTGAAATTAGAGGAAGTTCTGACAAAGAATTTACGATTCTTAAAGGAATACCCTAAAGCAGTGGAAACATATTTAGTAGATGAATTAGGACCAGTTTCTGCATTTTTACCTGAGGATTCCAATGTTAAATTATAA
- a CDS encoding YuzB family protein — MNPMVEFCISNLANGSQEAFDILEQDSNLDVLEYGCLSYCSLCSETLFAIVNGEVVEANTPSELVANIYQYIEDNPLF; from the coding sequence GTGAATCCTATGGTTGAATTTTGTATAAGCAACCTTGCAAACGGGTCCCAAGAAGCTTTCGACATATTAGAACAGGACTCCAATTTAGATGTGTTAGAGTATGGTTGCCTGAGTTATTGCTCCCTCTGTTCTGAAACTTTATTTGCCATAGTAAATGGTGAGGTTGTAGAAGCAAATACCCCAAGCGAACTTGTTGCAAACATTTATCAATATATAGAGGACAATCCTCTATTTTAA
- a CDS encoding DUF3891 family protein: MIVFERDKSYIMFTQDDHAQISKQIAECCKDDFYYDSKHIEEVILAIQEHDRGWIDPDKSPLWNDKSEEPFSFIDYPTDLKISFYEKGLDEVEEMSKYACLLCSLHYSSFVQDAEEPAVQEFWDIEKQRQERLYKELGIVGNEEKKETLMYHLDLLKFSDFLSLFICLHEPGDNKKKHPFFKNGFPQLFLFATDEPIIAGWENEELVSLSFSPLKSELVVKMPYKEVMKDQIEKDGLLQAFKNTPVTIRKVTFK, from the coding sequence ATGATTGTATTTGAACGAGATAAAAGCTATATAATGTTTACGCAGGATGATCACGCGCAAATTTCAAAGCAAATAGCAGAGTGTTGTAAGGATGATTTTTATTATGATTCTAAACATATCGAAGAAGTAATACTAGCGATTCAAGAGCATGATCGTGGTTGGATAGATCCGGATAAGTCTCCGCTTTGGAATGATAAATCGGAGGAGCCATTCTCTTTTATTGATTATCCTACTGACCTCAAAATTTCTTTTTATGAAAAAGGATTGGATGAGGTGGAAGAAATGAGTAAGTATGCTTGTTTATTGTGTAGTTTACATTATTCCTCCTTCGTGCAGGATGCTGAAGAACCCGCAGTTCAAGAATTTTGGGATATAGAAAAGCAAAGACAGGAGCGACTTTATAAGGAATTAGGAATTGTCGGTAATGAGGAAAAGAAAGAGACATTAATGTATCATTTAGATCTGTTGAAATTCTCGGATTTCCTATCTCTATTTATATGTTTACACGAACCTGGAGATAATAAGAAGAAGCATCCTTTTTTCAAAAATGGATTTCCACAATTGTTTCTATTTGCAACGGACGAGCCAATTATAGCCGGTTGGGAAAACGAAGAACTTGTTTCCCTATCATTCTCCCCCTTGAAGAGCGAACTAGTTGTAAAAATGCCTTATAAGGAAGTTATGAAGGACCAGATTGAGAAGGATGGCCTATTACAGGCGTTCAAAAATACTCCGGTTACTATTAGAAAAGTTACGTTCAAATGA
- the yunB gene encoding sporulation protein YunB — MFYRKKKKRFAFFTSQRKLAIFLICFMLSVGGLIYYINKQLTATYLEYAEVQTTKIASMVINKAINSRISNTLDVNDIIEEVPSDSTTMVTTRFNTEIINRILSDTNQLVQSHLEQAEQGNFSSLPYLDDIEYDKQTMEDQGGVVFFVPMGQATNIPIIGNLGPKIPIRFHVIGNVQSNVVPSITKFGINNAYVEVNIHIKVNVQIIVPLASKMSTVEQSIPVAMGIVQGQVPYIYTGGDGDAAPSIEVPLPLPEK; from the coding sequence TTGTTCTATAGAAAGAAGAAAAAACGATTTGCTTTCTTTACTAGTCAGCGTAAATTAGCCATTTTTTTAATCTGTTTTATGTTATCAGTTGGAGGTCTCATCTATTATATTAATAAGCAGTTGACTGCAACCTACTTGGAATATGCAGAAGTTCAAACAACTAAAATAGCATCCATGGTAATTAATAAAGCTATTAACTCAAGAATTTCCAATACGCTCGATGTAAATGACATAATCGAAGAGGTACCATCAGATAGTACTACAATGGTAACTACTCGATTTAATACAGAAATAATAAATCGTATACTATCTGATACAAATCAGCTGGTTCAGTCTCATTTGGAGCAAGCTGAGCAGGGGAACTTTTCAAGTCTACCTTATTTAGATGACATCGAGTACGATAAACAAACGATGGAGGATCAGGGGGGAGTCGTATTTTTCGTTCCAATGGGGCAAGCGACGAATATACCCATCATTGGTAACTTAGGTCCGAAAATCCCTATACGCTTTCACGTCATCGGAAATGTACAATCAAATGTAGTGCCTTCAATTACTAAATTTGGTATAAATAATGCTTATGTTGAAGTCAATATCCACATTAAGGTAAATGTACAAATAATCGTTCCTCTAGCAAGTAAAATGAGTACGGTTGAACAGAGTATACCTGTTGCTATGGGAATCGTGCAAGGCCAAGTTCCTTATATATATACAGGTGGCGATGGGGACGCTGCTCCATCAATAGAGGTACCACTACCATTACCTGAAAAATAA
- a CDS encoding Na+/H+ antiporter NhaC family protein has protein sequence MENTIFSILPPLLAIVMVLVTKRVLLSLGVGIVSAALLVESFSPIDSLIILWDSFITSFWDNGLNMYNIYILSFILLLGVITAIVSLSGGSTAFAAWAVKRIKTNRGSKLLTAFLGIIIFVDDYFNALAVGQIARPITDSHRVSRAKLAYFIDSTSAPVCVVSPVSSWGAFLISQLGVIFATHAVTDYTPLEAFMLMAPMNFYVIAALAMVFFTAWTDNDLGEMKKHETLAKETGVLFDPNKSNPGDLQGNFPENNFGKVNDLILPIVSLIAVTLFAMFWTGYQASGKVMNLFVIFENTDVPFSLFLGGLVSSILAILLYTRQFKKNTEANIGLIGKAVISGINSMLPAICILIFAWSLSFLITALGTGEFLAKLVTENNIPVGIIPVLLFVLTAFMAFATGSSWGSFGILLPIGASIIMVVEPELLLPVLAAVLAGAVFGDHCSPISDTTIMSATGAGVNVIDHVMTQLPYAIISAVIAAIGYLVLGLTGSVMFGFITVVIILILFFSIWSFKGKRVV, from the coding sequence TTGGAAAATACGATATTTTCGATTTTGCCGCCACTACTGGCGATTGTAATGGTGCTTGTGACGAAGAGAGTTTTATTATCATTGGGGGTCGGAATCGTTTCGGCAGCTTTATTAGTAGAAAGCTTTTCGCCAATTGATTCATTAATCATTCTTTGGGATTCCTTTATCACGTCGTTTTGGGATAATGGATTGAATATGTATAATATTTATATATTATCTTTTATATTGCTGCTCGGAGTAATTACCGCGATTGTCAGCTTATCTGGAGGAAGTACAGCTTTTGCAGCATGGGCAGTTAAGCGTATTAAAACAAATCGGGGATCAAAGCTATTAACAGCCTTTTTAGGAATTATTATTTTTGTAGACGATTATTTTAATGCGCTTGCTGTCGGACAAATTGCTCGACCAATTACAGATTCTCATCGAGTATCTCGTGCAAAGCTAGCTTATTTTATCGACTCTACATCAGCACCTGTTTGTGTAGTTTCTCCAGTTTCTAGCTGGGGCGCATTTTTAATAAGTCAGCTGGGTGTTATTTTTGCTACTCATGCAGTAACAGACTATACACCACTTGAGGCGTTTATGTTAATGGCACCGATGAATTTCTATGTAATTGCTGCGCTTGCAATGGTATTTTTTACTGCATGGACAGACAACGACTTAGGCGAGATGAAGAAACATGAAACTCTTGCAAAAGAAACGGGTGTTCTTTTTGATCCAAATAAATCAAATCCAGGTGATTTACAAGGTAATTTCCCGGAAAATAATTTTGGTAAAGTGAATGATTTAATCCTACCAATTGTATCGTTAATTGCTGTAACTCTATTTGCGATGTTTTGGACAGGCTACCAAGCTTCAGGAAAAGTAATGAACTTATTTGTTATTTTTGAGAACACAGACGTTCCATTCTCTCTATTTTTAGGTGGGCTGGTATCGAGTATTTTAGCTATATTATTGTATACTCGTCAATTCAAGAAAAACACAGAGGCAAATATAGGGTTAATAGGGAAAGCAGTTATTTCAGGTATAAATTCAATGTTACCGGCTATTTGTATTTTAATATTTGCTTGGTCTCTTTCGTTTTTAATAACAGCACTAGGAACTGGTGAGTTTTTAGCTAAGCTTGTTACAGAAAATAATATTCCGGTAGGGATAATACCAGTCTTACTTTTTGTTTTAACAGCTTTTATGGCTTTCGCAACTGGATCGTCATGGGGATCCTTTGGGATTTTACTACCAATTGGAGCAAGCATCATTATGGTAGTAGAGCCGGAATTATTACTTCCAGTTTTAGCGGCAGTTTTAGCAGGTGCAGTTTTTGGTGATCATTGTTCCCCTATTTCAGATACAACCATTATGTCAGCAACTGGGGCAGGGGTAAACGTAATTGACCACGTAATGACCCAGTTACCATACGCCATTATTAGTGCAGTCATTGCTGCAATTGGCTATTTAGTATTAGGTCTTACTGGATCCGTTATGTTTGGATTTATAACGGTAGTCATCATCCTTATCTTATTTTTCTCTATATGGAGTTTCAAAGGTAAAAGAGTAGTTTAG
- a CDS encoding sulfite exporter TauE/SafE family protein encodes MVWIILAIGGLFSGIVGALVGLGGGVILVPATLFFGASLGLIPNITPQSVVGLSVIMMIFTGLSSTLSYMKTKTVDFKSGFIFFIGSIPGTVLGAFVNKGLDLPSFNLYFGILLVILSTLLLVRDRLKPVQWFVENGKKKTFNDGNKTYVYGYPIWFALLLTFGVGFASGLFGIGGGSIIVPAMILLFLFPPHVAVGTSMFMVFLSSMVNSVTHISLGNVPWLYTIPVIPAAYIGAKIGAKLNKKLNSDTLVLALRIVLLLLGVRSIIDGLF; translated from the coding sequence ATGGTATGGATTATACTGGCAATTGGCGGGCTTTTCTCTGGGATAGTAGGAGCCTTGGTTGGTCTTGGCGGAGGCGTTATTTTAGTGCCGGCTACGCTGTTTTTTGGAGCTTCTCTTGGCCTAATACCAAACATTACACCTCAAAGTGTTGTTGGGCTATCTGTTATTATGATGATATTCACAGGGCTGTCCTCTACACTATCCTATATGAAGACTAAAACGGTAGACTTTAAAAGTGGGTTTATTTTTTTTATCGGTAGTATTCCTGGAACAGTACTTGGAGCATTTGTAAACAAAGGATTGGATTTGCCTTCTTTTAACTTATATTTTGGTATTTTACTTGTTATCTTATCCACTTTATTGTTAGTTAGAGATCGCTTAAAACCAGTTCAGTGGTTTGTGGAAAACGGGAAAAAGAAAACCTTTAATGATGGCAATAAAACATATGTATACGGATATCCAATTTGGTTTGCATTATTATTAACTTTTGGTGTTGGATTTGCATCCGGTCTATTTGGTATTGGCGGGGGGTCTATCATCGTACCTGCGATGATTTTATTATTCCTCTTCCCACCACATGTAGCAGTTGGTACGTCTATGTTTATGGTGTTTTTATCATCAATGGTGAACTCTGTTACGCATATATCATTGGGCAATGTACCTTGGTTGTATACAATTCCAGTAATTCCTGCTGCTTATATTGGAGCAAAAATAGGTGCAAAGTTAAACAAAAAGTTGAATTCCGATACACTTGTGTTGGCTTTACGCATTGTACTTCTATTATTAGGTGTACGTTCCATTATAGACGGACTATTTTAA